The segment TGAAAGGAATCGGCGAGGCGCTGGCCAAAAAGATCGCCGAGCTGCACACGACGGGAAAACTGGAATTTCTGGAGAAGCTGCGCGCCACGATCGCGCCTGGACTGGTCGAGCTGCTGCAGATCCCCGGGGTCGGCCCGAAGAAAATCAAGGTGCTGCACGAGCAACTCGGCGTCGTCGACATCGCCAGCCTCGCGGCGGCGTGTGCCGACGGTCGCGTCGCTGCGCTCGCCGGGTTCGGCGCCAAGACGCAGGAGAAGATCGTCGCCGGCATCAAAAACCGCGAAGCGTACGGCCGGCGCCATCTCTGGTGGGAAGCGTGGCAAGTGGCGCAGCCGATCGTCGCCGGACTGCGGGCGTTGCCCCAGGTGAAACGCGCCGAGGCGGCGGGCAGCCTGCGACGCGGGCTGGAGACCGTGGGGGATCTCGACTTCATCGTTTCTGCCACCGAAATCGAGCCGGTGGTGAGCTGGTTCGTAGGCCTGTCGGACGTGCAGGAGGTCACCGCGCGCGGCGAGACGAAGACCAGCGTGCGTTTCGTGACCGGGCTGCAGGCGGACCTTCGGCTGGTGCCGGACGAGCAGTTCATCTTCGCGCTGCATCACTTCACCGGATCCAAGGACCACAACGTACAGATGCGGCAGCGGGCGCTGGCGCGCGGGCTGACGTTGAGCGAGTGGGGGCTCGAGCCGGTGACGGCCGCGACATCCGAGAGCTCAGCCAGCCCATCGAGTTCGCTGACGGCGGCAGCGGGAGCTGGCGAGGCCGCGGCGCCGCGAGCCCGCCGGCCAAAGCGGGCGGGCGCACCTGCCGACGCGGCCTCAGGCGATCCGGCGCGCGGAAGCGTTGCGACGGAGGCGGACCTGTTCGCCCGTCTCGGACTTCATTTTATCCCCCCCGAGTTGCGCGAAGGTATGGGCGAAATCGAAGCGGCGGAGCACGGCGAGTTGCCAACGTTGGTGGATTTGCCGGACCTCCGCGGGACGTTTCATTGCCACACGACGGCCTCGGATGGACGCAACACCCTCGCCGAAATGGCGACGGCCGCCGCCAGCGCGGGCTGGGAGTATCTCGGAATTGCCGACCATTCGAAATCCAGCTTTCAGGCAAACGGGTTGACCGAGCAGCGGCTCCTGGAACAGGTCGAGGCGATCCGGGTGTTCAACGCGTCCGGCCGCTGTCGCACGCATGTGTTTGCGGGCACCGAGTGCGACATCCTGCCGGACGGCCGGCTCGACTTTGACGAAGCGCTGCTGAGGAAGCTCGACTACGTCGTGGCCTCCGTGCACAGCACCTTTGCGCTCGACGAGGCGGCGATGACTGCGCGGATCATCCGGGCGATCGAACATCCGTGCACGACGATGCTGGGGCATCTGACGGGCCGGCTGCTGTTGCGCCGCGACGGCTACCGCGTGGACGCGGGCAAAATCATCGACGCGGCGATTGCGCACGGCGTGATCATCGAGATCAATGCCGCGCCCAAGCGGCTCGACATGGATTGGCGGCACTGGCGCAAGGCCACGGCCCGAGGACTGCTGACGTCGATCAACCCCGACGCCCATGAAACGGCGGAGCTGGCCTACGTGCGGGCGGGCATCAATACGGCCCGCAAGGGCTGGCTGACGAAAGCTCAGGTCTTCAACACGCGTTCGCTGGCGGAAGTGAAAGCGGCATTTCTGGCTCGGCGACGGGCTGGCTGATCGGCACACTCAGGCTGCGGACGAATTGGGACCGCCGCTGGGAGCCCGGACGGAAGCGCGCCCGGGAGCGGAGGGGATGGCTGCGGTTTTTTGGTCGCAGCCGGCGAATCGATCCGGCGGGTACAACGTGCCGTGCCCAGTTATTGAATATCTGATTGAACTCGGCGCGGACTTTTCGTACTTCGGTACCGCCGTACGCGCGCGCCGCGCCAAGGCTCGCTTCGTCCAATCCAATTTCCGCCGCCCGCGTCTGTCTCATGCGCTCTCAACCGAACCGCGACTACATCAGCGACGATGTCGTGCAGACGCCACCTGCGCTCGCGCGCCGGCTGGTCGAGCATTTCCGCCCGCGTGGCCGGGTGCTGGAGCCGTGCAAGGGCAAGGGCAATTTTCTACGCGCGCTGCGCACCTATGCGCAGCAGAAGGCCAGCGACGGAGGCGCCCGGCGCCGTCGGAGGGATCCGGCCGAGATCGCCTGGTGCGAAATTAAATGTGGCCGTGATTTCTATCACTGGACCGAACGGGTCGACTGGATCATGACGAACCCGCCCTGGAGCCAGGTGCGCCGGTTTTTGCAGCAGGCGATGCTCGTGTCGGATCACGTGGTGTTCGTGATCACGATCAACCACGTGTGGACCCGCGCCCGCGTGAGCGACATTCGCGAGGCGGGTTTTGGGCTGCGTGAAATCGTCCTCCTCGATATGCCGGTGACTTTCCCGCAGAGCGGATTCCAACTGGGTGCCGTGTACTTTGCGCGCGGCTGGAAAGGTGCCACCCGCGTCACGGACTGGACGCGCGGCTCGCTTCGCGCGTTGAAGCACGTCGGCACGAAGCTGCGCCACACCGTCGCCACGTTCGCCGGACCGCCGCGGGAGTCTCCGCGCGCTCAAGCGGATGCTTCACTGCGCCGCTTGCGTACCGCGCGGCGACACAAGCTCGTCGAAGCGTTGCGCGCCGGCTGTGCCATCGCGGTGGTCATCGGCCGGCCGCGGTCCCGCTCGGACCGTTCGCCGGAGACCCGCCGATCGAAGGTTCGAGGTTAGGGACGCTTCTCCCGAGGCGTTCGCTGCGAGGCCAGACCGTGGAGAGCAGGGGAGTCATCGCGACCGATAACTCCGCCTGCGAACCCGGTGTTCGGATGGTGCGCTGATCCGCGGGTGCTCGTCAGCGCCGGGCGGGAGCCGAGGGCGTCGCGGGCAGCCCGAGCGGCAGGAGAATGTTGGCGCTGTTGCCGCCCTCGGCGGATCCACCGCCGATGACGAGCGGCGCTTTGCCGTCCCATTTCTCGACGATCTGCAGCTGAATCAAACCGGGGTTGTCGCGGATCGCTTCGGCGCGCACGCGGATCGCCTCGGCCTCGCCCTTGGCGCGAATGATGGCGGTGTCGGCTTCGATCTGCGCTTTCTGCTGGGTGAAGCGGGCCTTCGCGGCTTCCTGTTCCTGTACCATCTTGGATTCGATGGCGGCCTCGAGCTCCTTCGAGAGGGTGATGTTTTCCAGGACGATGTCCTCCACGTTCAACAAGGACCCGATCTTTTCCCGCGTGGTGGCCAGCGTCTTCACCTTGATCTCTTCGCGTTTCTTCACGATTTGCTCGGCACTCTGCAAGGCGGTGACCTCCTTCAGCGCCTCGTGCACGCGCGGGGCAATGAGGGCCTCGAAGGGGTCGCCGGCATATTCCTTGAAGATTCGCACCACCGAACCCTCCGGAATCCGGTAGAGGATGCGCATGGAAACGTCCACCTGCTGCAGGTCCGAGGAATAGCTCTCCGCGTCGAGCTGGCGCGTGATCTGGCGGACCGGCACGGGCACGACGCTGGTGACGAACGGCGCCTTGGTGCCGAAGCCCTCGGGCTTGAACTGTTCGCTGACTTTTCCGAGCGTCACTTCCACGCCGCGGAAACCGGGTTGGACCACATACGTGGCCTGTGCCGCCGCGAGGACGAGCACGACAATAACAACACCGATACCAATGAGTCTTCCGGAGGTTCCCATGGCCGCATGCGAACGCACGGATACGGCGGCCGCAAGCGGCGAATCAGCCGCTGGAAAGAATTGAGCGCGTTCCACGGCACCGGGCGGGAATCCGATCGAAAGGATTGAGTCCGACCTGAAATCCGCCAAGCTCCGGCCGTGAGCGCTGCCCGGCATCGGCACCTCGGCGCGATCAACGCGCACGAGTCCCGCGGAACATGAACGGTTCCGCAACAGCTCCGGTGGGGAATGAACGGCACGAGGCCGTCGCCGAGTTGCAGGGCCTCTATGGGCCGTTCGCGTTTCCGGAGAAGCTGCTCCAGAAAATCTGGCTCCGGGGCGATTTCGACCGCGCCCGAGCGGCGCTGAGCAACGGCCAGCGGCTCACGATCGTTCAGACGGGGCGATGGAATCTGCTCGGCGGCCCCGATTTTCGGCAGGCGCGAATCCGGATCGGCGACGGGGCGGAGACCACGGGCGACGTTGAACTCCATCTGCACGCGTCCGACTGGATCGCGCACCGGCACGCGGAGGATCCGGCCTACGATGACGTGATGCTGCACGTCGTCCTTTTCCCGCCGCCCGCCGGCCATCTGACGCAGGGCAAGCGCGGCGAGATTCCCGTGCTCGCGTTGTTGCCCTTGCTCTATCACGACCTCGAAGAGTACGCGGCGGAGGAGGCGCTCGAGACCCTGGCGAACCGCCCGGTTTCGCAGATCATCGAGCTGCTGGGCGCGTTGCCGCTCGGCGATCGCACGACGTTGCTGGCGCGGCACGCCGACGAACGCTGGCGCCAGAAAGTGCATTTCGCGCGGCTCCGGATCCAGCGACTGGGGTGGGACGATGCCTGTCACCACCTCGCGCTCGAGATCCTCGGCTACCGGTTCAATCGTGCGCCCATGTTGCGCGTGGCCACGGCGCACCCGCTCGAGGAATGGGCGAAACCGGAACTTGCGGCGGAGACGGTGTATGCCGCCGAACGCGCGGGTTGGAGCCTGCAAGGCCTGCGGCCGGCCAATCATCCGCGCCGCCGGCTGGCGCAGTATGCGGGCTGGGTACAGGCGCGGCCGGACTGGCCCACACGATTGGCGAGCCTGGCCCAAAGCCTCCCCGCCGTGGTGCCGGGGACGCCCACGGCGGAGGTGCGCTGGGCTTTCCGGCTTACGGGCTTGCGCGCGGCATGGCAGGAGACGGTTTGTGCGAATGGGGTTGGCGGCACCCGCTTCGACAACTTGGTGTGCGACGGATTCCTGCCGATGCTGGCGGCGGGGTCGGAGTTGCGGAGCGAGCCATCTGGGGCGGTGGCGCTCCGAGCGCGGCAGCTTTGGCAGCACTGGTTTGTGGGCGATTTGCCGCCGTTTCTGCTCCGCGCTTTGCGGCAGATCGAGGTCTTCTCCGGGCGCAATCAGCCGGCATGTCACGGCTTGGCGCAAGGCCTGTTGGGCTGGCTGATCGAACGCGAGCGGGCCGAGGCAAATTCGGCCGGGCGTGGGGCTTGACAACGTTTCCGTCCGACGAGTAAGTTTGCCGGCTCAACAACACTCACTTTGCAAAAGTGGGCCCTGCGGCCCGCTTTTTTTTTCCCATTATTTTTCGGTCAATTCTACCTCTATGAGCAGCGAAATTCTTTCCGTCCTGGAATACATGGAAAAGGAGAAAGGGATCCCGCGCGCGGACATGATCGCGACCATCGCGAATGCCCTGAAGACCGCGGCGCAAAAGGGTGTGAATTCCGGTCAGGAACTGAAGATCGAAATCAACGCGAAAAACGGCCAGCTGCATGCCTGGTGCCTGCTCAAGGTGGTGGACTCAGTGAGCAACCCGAAGACGGAAATCCATGTCGAACGTGCGCAGGCGCTGAAGCCCGGAGCGATTATCGGCGAAATCATCGAAAAGGAAATCGATCCTTCGACGCTCGGCCGGATTGCGGCGCAGACCGCGCGGCAGGCGGTCATGCAGCGGCTGCGTCAGTTCGAGAAGGATCGGATCTTCGATGACTTCAAGGATCAGGTCGGGAACATCGTCACGGGTACGGTGCGCCGGCGCGAGCGGAACGATCTCTACATCGATTTGGGCAAGGCCGAGGCCGTGATGCCGGCCAAGGAGCAGGTCCCCGGTGAGGAGTACCAACCGGGCGAACGCATTCGCTGCTTGTTGCTCAACATCGAGAGTACGCCGCGCGGTCCGGAGATCATCCTTACGCGGGGCAGCCCGAAGTTCGTGCGGCGGCTGTTCGAGCTGGAGGTCACCGAGATCGCCGACGGCACCGTGAAGATCGAGGCGTTCGCCCGCGAACCGGGCTACCGCACGAAGATCGCCGTCATCAGCACGGACCCGAAGGTCGATCCCGTCGGCGCTTGCGTCGGCGCCCGTGGTGCGCGCGTGAAGACGATCGTGCGCGAACTGAACGGCGAGAAGATCGACATCATCCGCTACTTTGCCAGCCCGCGCGAAATGATCATCGAGGCGATGAAGCCGGCGGTGCCGCGCGAGATCACGCTCGATGAGAAGAACCACCGCATTTTGCTGAAGGTGGCGACCGACGATCTGGCGATCGCGATCGGCCGCAAGGGCCAGAACGCGCGGCTGACATCGCGGCTCATCGGCTGGCGGCTTGACATCGAGGAGTTCCGTGCCGTTGGTGACGATCCGCGCGGCAATGCCATTGCCTCGCTGGTGAAAGCCTTTGCGCTCGATGCAACGGTGGCCGGCCGGTTGGTCGACATGGGCATCAACTCACCGGCGGCGTTCGAAGGTGTCGAAGCCAACGATCTCGTGGATGCGGGATTCACCGAGGCGGAAGCCACCGACATCATTGGGCGCGTGACGACGCATTGATTTTTCGCTAGCCAACCTGATTTTCTAACACCACCTGATGAGCCTCCGCATTCACGAACTCGCCAAACGACACAACATGGAGGGCAAGGACATGCTGGCCTTGCTGAAGGAGCGAGGCTACGTCTCTGCGGAAACCAAATCGGTCTCGAGCACCGTCGCGAACATCTACGTGGAGGAGATCGAAAAGGAATTTGCGACGAAAGTCGCGGCGGCTGCGACTGCTGCACCGGCTGAGCCCGCGGTGGTGAAAGAGCCCGAGGACGAGACGCCGCACGTGCGCTCGCCGCATGGCGCCTTCGTGAAGACGAAGGATGACGTCGATCGCGAGAAAGCCGCCGCCGCGGCCGCGAAAGCCGCCGCGCTCAAACCGGCCGTTGCGCCCGCTCCGGTGGCCACGCCGCCGCCGTTGCCGCCGCGCCATGTGGCGCCGGCGTCCGCGCCCTCGGCGCCCCGGCCCGTCACCATTCCAACCGCGCCCCCGCGCGTGGCTCCGCCGCCGCCGCCAGCAGCGAAGGCTCCGCCCGCTCCGCCGCCGCTGCCGCCGCCACGGGTGGTCGCTGCGGCGCCCGTATCCACTCCGCCGCCGGTGGGCGTGCCGGCTCCCGTTTCCGCGCCGCCGGTGATTCACCCGGTCATGAAAGCGCCGGCCCCGGTTGCACCGCCGCCAGTGGCGCCGATTGCCCCCCGCCATTTTGGGGCCCCGCCGGTCCTGCCGCCGTTGCCTGGAGTTTCTCCCGCACCGATCGCTCCCCCGACGCCGACTGCTGCGGCTCCGGCCGCGGTTCCTCCGGGTGAGTTCAAGACCATCCATCTCAAACCGCCGATCGTGGTGCGCGATTTCGCGACCGCGCTGGGGCTGAAGCCGTTCCGGCTGATTTCCGAGCTCAATCAGGCCGGCGGTTTCGCGTCGATGAATTCCAACATCGACGAGGCGATCGCGACGAAGGTGGCCGAAAAACACGGCTTCCTGCTTGAGATCAAGCACCGCGGCGAACCCGGCGTTCAGCAGCAGGCGCAGAAGAAGGAGAAGCAGGTCGAGGAGGATGAATCCAAATTCCTCGTCTCGCGGCCGCCGGTCGTGTGCATCCTCGGCCACGTCGACCACGGCAAGACTTCGCTGCTGGACGCGATCCGCAAGGCGAACGTCGCCGCCGGGGAGGCGGGCGGTATCACGCAACACATCGGCGCGTATCAGATCGAATACCAAGGGCGCAAAATCACTTTTCTGGACACCCCCGGTCACGCCGCCTTCTCGAAGATGCGGGCGCGCGGAGCGAACGTCACCGATATCGCCGTGCTCGTCGTGGCGGCGGACGATGGCTTCATGCCGCAGACTGACGAGGCGCTGAAGCATGCGCAGAACGCGAAGGTCGCGCTGGTCGTCGCCGTCAACAAGATGGACGTGAAGGGCGCGAACCTCGACCAGGTGAAGGCACAGATGCAGCAGCGCAATATCGCGCCGGAAGACTGGGGTGGTGAAACCATCACCGTGCCGGTCGCTGCGACCAAGGGCCAGGGCATCGACAGCCTGATTGAGATGATCCTGCTCCAGGCGGACGTGCTCGAACTCAAGGCCAACCCGAAGGCTGAAGCCAGCGGCGTGGTGATCGAGTCGCAGGTCGACGTGGGCCGCGGGCCGTTGGCCACGGTGATCGTCCAGCGCGGCACGCTGCGCGTCGGTGATGCGCTGGTGTGCGGCGCGTGTTACGCGCGCGTGCGCGCCATGTTCAACGACCAGGGCGAAAACGTGAAGGAAGCGACTCCCGCCGCGCCGGTGCGCGTGATCGGTTGGTCCGGCACGCCCGAAAGCGGCGCGATCTTCAAGGCGGTGAAGAACGCCCGCGAGGCGGAGAAGCTCGCCGAGGAAGAGCAGCTGCGGCTGCGCAAGGCCGCGACGGCCAGCGACGCCACGCCCAAGGAAGTCTCGGTCGAGCAGCTGTTCGCCAACATCGCGGCGACGCAGGCCAAGGTGCTCAAGCTCATCATCAAGACCGACGTGTTCGGGTCAGCCGAAGCGGTGCGCACCGTGCTGGAAGGCATCAAGAGCACGAAGGTCTCGCTGGAGCTGGTCTCGGCCGAAGTCGGCTTGGTGACCAAGAACGACGTCCTGATGGCGAGCGCGGCGGGCGCGACGGTCATCGGCTTCAACACGAAGCTCGAGAACGGCGTCACCCCGCTGGCCAAGCACCATAGCGTGCGCGTCGAGACGTTCTCGATCATTTACGAACTCGCCGATCGGGTGAAGGAGATGATGGCCGACCTGCTCGAGCCGGACATCAAGGAGATCAAGACAGGCGCGGCGGAAGTGCGGCAGGTGTTCCCGCTGGCCAAGGGCTTCGTCGCCGGCTGCCTGGTCACCGAAGGCAAGATCACGCGCAATGCATCCGCCCGGCTGCGGCGCGGGCGCGAGCTGGTCCACGAGGGCAAGATCGCGACGCTCAAGCGCTTCAAGGACGACGCGAACGAAGTGCGCGCCGGGTTGGAGTGCGGCATCAAGCTCGACGATTTCAACGGCTACCAGGCGGGCGACGTCATCGAGGTCTTCGAGATCCAGAAGGTCCGCGCCTCGCTGTAATTTTCGATTTTGGATTTTAGATTTTTGGATTGGCCGTCGGTCGGTCCGAAATCGAAATTCGAGATTCGCCAATCGAAAATCGTCATGTCGAACCGCACTCTCCGCGTCAACGAGCTGATTCAGCGCGAGCTGAGCGAGATCCTGCGCAAGCGTTACCAAAGCGAGGCGACGGCGATTACGATCACCGAACTGCGGGTCGCGCCCGATCTGCGGGACGCGCGCGTTTTCGTTTCGATCGTGGGCAGCGCCGAGGAGCAGGACGAGAAACTGCGCTGGCTGCGGGCGCATGCGGGTGAGCTGCGTTACGAGGTCGGCCGCCGGATCGTGCTGAAATACCTGCCCAAGTTCGAGTACGTGCTTGATCACTCGCCCGAGAAAAGCGCCCGCATCCTGCAGGTGCTCGACGAGATCGACCGGCAGACGCCACCGCGGCCGGAGGCCGAGAACGACTGACGCCTACCATCGTGGAAAAGTTTTATCCCGAGTTCTCCGCGCGGTTCGCGCAATTTCTTGAGCACATCCGCGGCCGGCGGATCGCGATTGTCGGGCATGCCCGGCCGGACGGCGACTGCATCGGTTCGCAGGTGGCACTGGCGCGGGTGCTGGGGACGCTCGGCCACGAGGTGCTCTGCGTGAATCCCGATCTCGTGCCGCGTCGGCTGCAGTTTCTTGTGCCGGGGATGCGGTTCGCACGCACCGACGAGATGCTGGCGGATCGCACCGACTACACCGCGATCTTTGTCGACTGCGCGGATCACGCGCGGGCGGGGGAGCGTTTGAAGGGACGGTTTCCGGTGGTGACCGGCAACATCGATCATCATCTCTCCAGCGCCGGGTTTGCCGAGTGGAATTTCGTGGATGTTCACTCGGCGGCGACGGCGGAGGTGTTGGCGGGGATGTTTTTCGACAATGGACTGACCGTCGACGCCCAGACCGCGCAGGGGCTCTACACGGGTATTCTGACCGACACCGGCCAGTTCCGGTTCACCTCAACCACGCGCCGCACGTTTCTGCTCGCGGCGGAATTGATGGCACGCGGTGCGAAGCCGACCGAAGCCGGGTTCGAACTCTACGAGCGTGAGACCACGGGCAAGCTGCAACTGCTCGAGCGGTTTCTCGCCTCGTTGCGCATGGAATGTGGCGGCCGGGTCTGCGTCGGCACGTTGCCCAACGGCATCTTTGAGGCGACCGGCTCGACCGCCGAGGACACCGAAGGGCTCGTCGACTATGCGCGCTGCATCGACGGCGTGGACGTGGGCGTATTGATCGAAGAGCGGCCGGATGGCGCGATGAAAGCCAGCCTGCGGGCGAAGAACCCCGCGTTCCGGCTCGACCGGGTGGCGGCGCAATTTGGCGGCGGCGGCCATGCGTGCGCGGCCGGACTAAACTACAAGGGGGGTGCGGCCGGATTCCGCGAAAAACTCGTGGCGGCGATCGCCGCGCAGATCGCGGCCGTGGACACACCGGAGGAGAAGAAATGATCCAGCCGCGGAAGGAACTCGATGGCGTCCTGCTCGTTGACAAGCCGACGGCACACACCTCGCACGACGTCGTGGCGCGACTGCGGCGCAAGCTGAACATGAAGCGGATCGGCCACGCCGGCACGCTCGACCCCATGGCCACGGGGCTGATGATCCTGCTCATCGGCAAGGCGACCACGATTTCCCAGTACCTCACCAGCCTCGACAAGGAATACGAAGGCACGATCGAGCTCGGCAAGGTGACGGACTCGCAGGACGCGGACGGCGAGGTATTGTCAACGCTGCCGGTGCCGCCGTTCACCGAGGCGGAGATTCGCGCCGCGATGGCGGGTTTTATGGGCGACCAGTATCAGACGCCGCCGATGTATTCGGCGATCAAGGTCGACGGCGTGCCGCTCTACAAGACGGCGCGCAAAGGCGGCGAGGTGGAGCGCGAACCGCGGTTCATTCGCGTGAGCAGCTTCGAACTGACGCGCTTCGCGCTGCCGCAGTTTGATTTTCGGCTGCGCTGCACCAAGGGCACCTACGTGCGCACGATCGCCCATGACCTCGGCCAGCGGCTCGGTTGCGGGGCCCACCTCGCGGCGTTGCGTCGTACGGCCACCGACAAGTTCAAGCTGGCGGACGCGCTGACGCTGGACGCGATCGAGGCGTTGCCGTTGCCCGAAATCGAAAAGCGGCTGATCCCCGTTTACCAGGCGGCGCCGAGCATCGTCGGTTGACGCAGCGATGAACGCGCCGAGGCAGTTCGATGCACTGGAGCACGCGCAGCTCGCGTCCCGGCCGGTGCATCTCGCGATCGGAATTTTCGACGGCGTGCATCTGGGGCACGCGGCGGTGATCGAAGCCGCCGTGCAGTCGGCACGCCGCAGCAACGGGCAGTCCGCCGTGTTGACGTTCGACCCGCACCCGAGCGTGATTCTTCGTCCGGCGGAGCCGACGCGGCTGTTGATGAACCGGTCGGCGAAAGCCCGCGTGCTGGGCCGGCTCGGCATCGAGGCGGTCATTAACCAACCGTTCACGGTCGAGTTGGCCGCGATGGAGGCGGTGCAGTTCGTCCCCTGGCTGAAGCAGCACGTGCCCCAGCTGGCCGGCATCTACGTGGGCGAAAACTGGCGGTTCGGGCGCGGCCGGCGGGGCGACATCGCGTTGCTGGTAAACGAAGGCCGGAAGGTCGGCGTGAGTGTGTTCAGCGCGCCGCGGGTGAGCCTGGACGGGGAACCAATCAGCAGCTCGCGGATCCGCGCCGCGGTGACGGCCGGCGAGATTGCGGCGGCGAATGCGATGTTGGGCTATGTTTATTTCGCCGAAGGCCGGGTGGTGCCGGGCAACAAGCTCGGGCGGACGATGGGCTTTCCAACGTTGAACCTGGCCTGGGCGCCGGACCTGCAACCGCGGTTTGGAGTGTACGTGGTTCGAGTCACCGGAACCAAAAGCACCGCTCCGTTGCGCGCGGT is part of the Opitutus terrae PB90-1 genome and harbors:
- a CDS encoding helix-hairpin-helix domain-containing protein yields the protein MTKHEIADVLNEIALLLELKGENPFKIRAYQSGARVIESLEQPELERLLAANELLTVKGIGEALAKKIAELHTTGKLEFLEKLRATIAPGLVELLQIPGVGPKKIKVLHEQLGVVDIASLAAACADGRVAALAGFGAKTQEKIVAGIKNREAYGRRHLWWEAWQVAQPIVAGLRALPQVKRAEAAGSLRRGLETVGDLDFIVSATEIEPVVSWFVGLSDVQEVTARGETKTSVRFVTGLQADLRLVPDEQFIFALHHFTGSKDHNVQMRQRALARGLTLSEWGLEPVTAATSESSASPSSSLTAAAGAGEAAAPRARRPKRAGAPADAASGDPARGSVATEADLFARLGLHFIPPELREGMGEIEAAEHGELPTLVDLPDLRGTFHCHTTASDGRNTLAEMATAAASAGWEYLGIADHSKSSFQANGLTEQRLLEQVEAIRVFNASGRCRTHVFAGTECDILPDGRLDFDEALLRKLDYVVASVHSTFALDEAAMTARIIRAIEHPCTTMLGHLTGRLLLRRDGYRVDAGKIIDAAIAHGVIIEINAAPKRLDMDWRHWRKATARGLLTSINPDAHETAELAYVRAGINTARKGWLTKAQVFNTRSLAEVKAAFLARRRAG
- a CDS encoding prohibitin family protein, which codes for MLVLAAAQATYVVQPGFRGVEVTLGKVSEQFKPEGFGTKAPFVTSVVPVPVRQITRQLDAESYSSDLQQVDVSMRILYRIPEGSVVRIFKEYAGDPFEALIAPRVHEALKEVTALQSAEQIVKKREEIKVKTLATTREKIGSLLNVEDIVLENITLSKELEAAIESKMVQEQEAAKARFTQQKAQIEADTAIIRAKGEAEAIRVRAEAIRDNPGLIQLQIVEKWDGKAPLVIGGGSAEGGNSANILLPLGLPATPSAPARR
- a CDS encoding DUF2851 family protein; this encodes MNGSATAPVGNERHEAVAELQGLYGPFAFPEKLLQKIWLRGDFDRARAALSNGQRLTIVQTGRWNLLGGPDFRQARIRIGDGAETTGDVELHLHASDWIAHRHAEDPAYDDVMLHVVLFPPPAGHLTQGKRGEIPVLALLPLLYHDLEEYAAEEALETLANRPVSQIIELLGALPLGDRTTLLARHADERWRQKVHFARLRIQRLGWDDACHHLALEILGYRFNRAPMLRVATAHPLEEWAKPELAAETVYAAERAGWSLQGLRPANHPRRRLAQYAGWVQARPDWPTRLASLAQSLPAVVPGTPTAEVRWAFRLTGLRAAWQETVCANGVGGTRFDNLVCDGFLPMLAAGSELRSEPSGAVALRARQLWQHWFVGDLPPFLLRALRQIEVFSGRNQPACHGLAQGLLGWLIERERAEANSAGRGA
- the nusA gene encoding transcription termination factor NusA, which codes for MSSEILSVLEYMEKEKGIPRADMIATIANALKTAAQKGVNSGQELKIEINAKNGQLHAWCLLKVVDSVSNPKTEIHVERAQALKPGAIIGEIIEKEIDPSTLGRIAAQTARQAVMQRLRQFEKDRIFDDFKDQVGNIVTGTVRRRERNDLYIDLGKAEAVMPAKEQVPGEEYQPGERIRCLLLNIESTPRGPEIILTRGSPKFVRRLFELEVTEIADGTVKIEAFAREPGYRTKIAVISTDPKVDPVGACVGARGARVKTIVRELNGEKIDIIRYFASPREMIIEAMKPAVPREITLDEKNHRILLKVATDDLAIAIGRKGQNARLTSRLIGWRLDIEEFRAVGDDPRGNAIASLVKAFALDATVAGRLVDMGINSPAAFEGVEANDLVDAGFTEAEATDIIGRVTTH
- the infB gene encoding translation initiation factor IF-2 encodes the protein MSLRIHELAKRHNMEGKDMLALLKERGYVSAETKSVSSTVANIYVEEIEKEFATKVAAAATAAPAEPAVVKEPEDETPHVRSPHGAFVKTKDDVDREKAAAAAAKAAALKPAVAPAPVATPPPLPPRHVAPASAPSAPRPVTIPTAPPRVAPPPPPAAKAPPAPPPLPPPRVVAAAPVSTPPPVGVPAPVSAPPVIHPVMKAPAPVAPPPVAPIAPRHFGAPPVLPPLPGVSPAPIAPPTPTAAAPAAVPPGEFKTIHLKPPIVVRDFATALGLKPFRLISELNQAGGFASMNSNIDEAIATKVAEKHGFLLEIKHRGEPGVQQQAQKKEKQVEEDESKFLVSRPPVVCILGHVDHGKTSLLDAIRKANVAAGEAGGITQHIGAYQIEYQGRKITFLDTPGHAAFSKMRARGANVTDIAVLVVAADDGFMPQTDEALKHAQNAKVALVVAVNKMDVKGANLDQVKAQMQQRNIAPEDWGGETITVPVAATKGQGIDSLIEMILLQADVLELKANPKAEASGVVIESQVDVGRGPLATVIVQRGTLRVGDALVCGACYARVRAMFNDQGENVKEATPAAPVRVIGWSGTPESGAIFKAVKNAREAEKLAEEEQLRLRKAATASDATPKEVSVEQLFANIAATQAKVLKLIIKTDVFGSAEAVRTVLEGIKSTKVSLELVSAEVGLVTKNDVLMASAAGATVIGFNTKLENGVTPLAKHHSVRVETFSIIYELADRVKEMMADLLEPDIKEIKTGAAEVRQVFPLAKGFVAGCLVTEGKITRNASARLRRGRELVHEGKIATLKRFKDDANEVRAGLECGIKLDDFNGYQAGDVIEVFEIQKVRASL
- the rbfA gene encoding 30S ribosome-binding factor RbfA — encoded protein: MSNRTLRVNELIQRELSEILRKRYQSEATAITITELRVAPDLRDARVFVSIVGSAEEQDEKLRWLRAHAGELRYEVGRRIVLKYLPKFEYVLDHSPEKSARILQVLDEIDRQTPPRPEAEND
- a CDS encoding DHH family phosphoesterase; the encoded protein is MEKFYPEFSARFAQFLEHIRGRRIAIVGHARPDGDCIGSQVALARVLGTLGHEVLCVNPDLVPRRLQFLVPGMRFARTDEMLADRTDYTAIFVDCADHARAGERLKGRFPVVTGNIDHHLSSAGFAEWNFVDVHSAATAEVLAGMFFDNGLTVDAQTAQGLYTGILTDTGQFRFTSTTRRTFLLAAELMARGAKPTEAGFELYERETTGKLQLLERFLASLRMECGGRVCVGTLPNGIFEATGSTAEDTEGLVDYARCIDGVDVGVLIEERPDGAMKASLRAKNPAFRLDRVAAQFGGGGHACAAGLNYKGGAAGFREKLVAAIAAQIAAVDTPEEKK
- the truB gene encoding tRNA pseudouridine(55) synthase TruB — protein: MIQPRKELDGVLLVDKPTAHTSHDVVARLRRKLNMKRIGHAGTLDPMATGLMILLIGKATTISQYLTSLDKEYEGTIELGKVTDSQDADGEVLSTLPVPPFTEAEIRAAMAGFMGDQYQTPPMYSAIKVDGVPLYKTARKGGEVEREPRFIRVSSFELTRFALPQFDFRLRCTKGTYVRTIAHDLGQRLGCGAHLAALRRTATDKFKLADALTLDAIEALPLPEIEKRLIPVYQAAPSIVG